From Jaculus jaculus isolate mJacJac1 chromosome 19, mJacJac1.mat.Y.cur, whole genome shotgun sequence, a single genomic window includes:
- the C19H1orf68 gene encoding skin-specific protein 32 — MCDQQKQAQFLPSCVKGSGLGGASGPGGLGGLGGGLGAGQGTSCASVKCQAPCQTQTVSVQGPAPSQTQTFVKCLAPVPTQTYVRYQVPCQTKTYVKCPAPCQTTYVKCPPPCQTTYVKCPPPCQTTYVKCPPPCQTQTYYVQYPSSGQTYYPQSSLGGSGSQGCVPDPCSAPCSISYCCLAPRTFGVSPLRRWVQRPQGCNTGSSGCCEDSGCCSSGCSSSGCCGSGGCCGSGGCCGSGGCCCLGIIPMRSAGPACCHREDDCCC, encoded by the coding sequence ATGTGTGACCAGCAGAAGCAAGCTCAGTTCCTTCCATCTTGCGTGAAAGGCTCCGGCCTGGGCGGAGCGAGCGGACCAGGCGGACTGGGCGGACTGGGCGGCGGGCTGGGGGCGGGACAAGGTACCAGTTGTGCCTCTGTGAAATGCCAGGCTCCATGCCAGACCCAAACTGTCAGTGTTCAGGGGCCTGCTCCCAGCCAAACGCAAACCTTTGTGAAATGCCTGGCTCCAGTGCCCACTCAGACCTATGTGAGATACCAAGTTCCATGCCAGACCAAAACCTACGTGAAGTGCCCAGCTCCATGCCAAACAACCTATGTGAAGTGCCCACCTCCATGCCAAACAACCTATGTGAAGTGcccaccaccatgccagacaaCCTACGTGaagtgtccaccaccatgccaaACCCAGACATATTACGTCCAGTATCCTTCTTCCGGGCAGACCTACTACCCTCAGTCTTCCTTGGGTGGCTCGGGCTCCCAGGGCTGTGTCCCTGACCCCTGCTCCGCGCCTTGTTCCATCAGCTACTGCTGCCTGGCTCCCCGGACCTTCGGAGTGAGTCCCCTGAGACGCTGGGTCCAGCGGCCCCAAGGCTGTAACACGGGGTCCTCCGGCTGTTGTGAGGATTCGGGCTGCTGCAGCTCTGGATGTTCAAGCTCCGGGTGCTGCGGCTCCGGGGGATGCTGTGGCTCCGGGGGATGCTGCGGCTCGGGGGGCTGCTGCTGTTTGGGAATCATCCCCATGAGGTCCGCAGGCCCTGCCTGCTGTCACCGCGAGGACGATTGCTGCTGTTGA
- the LOC123455984 gene encoding late cornified envelope protein 1A-like: protein MSCQQSQQQCQPPPKCPPKCQTPKCQTPKCPPKCPPKCPPASSCCSLGSGGCCGSSSGGCCSSGGGGCCLSHHRPRRSLRRRHQSSGCGGSSGCCGGSGGSSGCCGGSGGSSGCCGSSGGSSGCCGGSGGGSSCGSGQQSGGCC from the coding sequence atgtcctGCCAGCAGAGCCAGCAGCAGTGCCAGCCCCCTCCCAAGTGCCCCCCCAAGTGCCAGACCCCCAAGTGCCAAACCCCCAAGTGTCCCCCCAAGTGTCCCCCTAAGTGTCCTCCCGCGTCCTCCTGCTGCAGCCTTGGTTCTGGGGGCTGCTGTGGCTCCAGCTCCGGGGGCTGTTGCAGCTCCGGGGGTGGCGGCTGCTGCCTGAGCCACCACAGGCCCCGCAGGTCTCTTCGACGGAGGCACCAGAGCTCGGGCTGCGGGGGCAGCAGCGGGTGCTGTGGCGGCAGCGGGGGCAGCAGCGGGTGCTGTGGCGGCAGCGGGGGCAGCAGCGGGTGCTGTGGCAGCAGCGGGGGCAGCAGCGGGTGCTGTGGCGGCAGCGGTGGTGGCAGCAGCTGTGGCAGTGGCCAGCAGTCTGGCGGCTGCTGCTGA